Proteins from a genomic interval of Motacilla alba alba isolate MOTALB_02 chromosome 11, Motacilla_alba_V1.0_pri, whole genome shotgun sequence:
- the CEBPA gene encoding CCAAT/enhancer-binding protein alpha: MEQANFYEVDSRPPMSSGQHHQLQTPLPGSTYSYREAPSAAAPAAGGAELGDICENENSIDISAYIDPAAFNDEFLADLFQHSKQQEKAKAILAGDFDFHTMHGAGAAASAPGHQPQHHQQPLFGCVPGYMDGKLDPLYERIAAPGLRPLVIKQEPREEEEVKSAALSALYPHHAPQQHPSHLQYQIAHCAQTTMHLQPGQPTPPPTPVPSPHHPHHPHPPGGLSAAGTLKMMPSDHRSKSKKTVDKNSNEYRVRRERNNIAVRKSRDKAKQRNVETQQKVLELTTDNERLRKRVEQLTRELETLRGIFRQLPESSLVKAMGSCA; encoded by the coding sequence ATGGAGCAAGCCAATTTCTACGAGGTCGATTCCCGGCCCCCGATGAGCAGCGGCCAGCACCACCAGCTCCAGACTCCCCTGCCCGGCAGCACCTACAGCTACAGAGAGGCTCCCTCGGCGGCGGCACCTGCTGCGGGCGGCGCGGAGCTCGGCGACATCTGCGAGAACGAGAACTCCATCGACATCAGCGCCTACATCGACCCCGCCGCCTTCAACGACGAGTTCCTGGCAGACCTCTTCcagcacagcaagcagcaggagaaagcCAAGGCCATCCTGGCCGGGGATTTCGACTTCCACACCATGCATGGggccggcgccgccgcctcggcGCCGGGGCACCAGCcgcagcaccaccagcagccgCTCTTCGGCTGCGTGCCCGGCTACATGGACGGCAAGCTCGACCCCCTCTACGAGCGCATCGCCGCGCCGGGCTTGCGGCCGCTGGTGATCAAGCAGGAGCCCcgcgaggaggaggaggtgaagtCGGCGGCCCTGTCGGCCCTCTATCCCCATCACGCCCCGCAGCAGCACCCGTCCCACCTCCAGTACCAGATCGCCCACTGCGCCCAGACCACCATGCACCTCCAGCCCGGGCAGCCCACGCCGCCCCCCACGCCCGTGCCCAGCCCGCACCATCCGCACCACCCGCACCCTCCCGGCGGCCTGTCCGCCGCGGGCACCCTCAAGATGATGCCCTCTGACCACCGGAGCAAATCGAAAAAGACAGTGGACAAGAACAGTAACGAGTACCGGGTGCGCCGGGAGCGCAACAACATCGCGGTGCGCAAGAGCCGGGACAAGGCCAAGCAGCGCAACGTGGAGACGCAGCAGAAGGTGCTGGAGCTCACCACCGACAACGAGCGGCTGCGCAAGCGGGTGGAGCAGCTCACCCGGGAGCTGGAGACTCTGCGGGGCATCTTCAGGCAGCTGCCCGAGAGCTCGCTGGTGAAGGCCATGGGCAGCTGCGCCTAG
- the LOC119705755 gene encoding basic salivary proline-rich protein 2-like has protein sequence MEQRAVGAESCGGSELWGPRAVGGSELWGPRAVGGSELWGQRAVGAESCGDRELWGPRAVGGSELWGQRAVGSAALPGAFPSTGKVHTGAAEGPGPGASSLTRLRRSPSPAAGRPPGHRVPPERRAGGAPRPRCPLAGHPGTAPHAGGSFPSGPAPRRSSGTGRPRRSRLPPHGCPCPPPWPPGPAPPPRHGPRPNPACPAPCPASRRLRGARGGASRPTPRERREGCVWPGRDGQRQCRRASGARPCPPLFPPGHRRAPLRPAVSRAERGCPAGRARGSGRAACPRQPAPPPSLPAARPRSPPAGPRPGRGGVKGEARRDSRAHICHRKRLGNCRSLKGNRVFISLG, from the coding sequence ATGGAGCAGCGAGCTGTGGGGGCAGAGAGCTGTGGGGGCAGTGAGCTGTGGGGACCGCGAGCTGTGGGGGGCAGTGAGCTGTGGGGACCGCGAGCTGTGGGGGGCAGTGAGCTGTGGGGGCAGCGAGCTGTGGGGGCAGAGAGCTGTGGGGACCGCGAGCTGTGGGGACCGCGAGCTGTGGGGGGCAGTGAGCTGTGGGGACAGCGAGCTGTGGGGAGCGCGGCTCTCCCGGGTGCGTTCCCCTCCACGGGAAAGGTCCACACAGGCGCTGCCGAAGGGCCGGGGCCTGGGGCCTCTTCCCTCACCCGCCTGAGGCgcagtcccagcccagccgcGGGCCGCCCGCCCGGGCACCGAGTCCCGCCGGAGAGAAGAGCGGGCGGCGCCCCGAGACCCCGCTGCCCCCTCGCAGGGCACCCGGGCACTGCGCCACATGCCGGGGGCTCTTTCCCCTCAgggccggccccgcggcggAGCTCCGGGACGGGACGGCCGAGGCGGAGCCGCCTCCCCCCTCACggctgcccctgcccgcccCCGTGGCCGCCGGGTCCCGCGCCACCTCCCCGCCATGGCCCGCGGCCGAACCCCGCCTGCCCCGCGCCCTGCCCCGCGTCCCGCCGGCTCCGAGGGGCCCGCGGCGGTGCCTCTAGGCCGACCCCGCGGGAGCGACGGGAGGGCTGCGTCTGGCCGGGCAGGGACGGGCAGCGGCAGTGCCGCCGGGCGAGCggggcccggccctgcccgcccctCTTTCCGCCAGGCCACCGCCGCGCCCCGCTGAGACCCGCGGTGTCCCGGGCGGAGCGCGGCTGCCCggccggccgggcccgggggaGCGGGCGGGCTGCGTGTCCTCGGCAGCCGGCGCCTCCCCCGTCCCTGCCGGCCGCCCGTCCCCGCAGCCCGCCCGCAggcccccggcccggccgcggcgggGTGAAGGGTGAAGCGAGGCGTGACTCACGGGCACACATCTGCCACCGCAAGCGTTTAGGAAATTGCCGTTCTCTTAAAGGCAACCgtgtatttatttctctgggGTGA
- the CEBPG gene encoding CCAAT/enhancer-binding protein gamma, with product MSKTSQQNTSTDASGVSVIHTQAHSSGLQQVPQLVPVSPGGGGKAVPPSKQGKKSSFVDRNSDEYRQRRERNNMAVKKSRLKSKQKAQDTLQRVNQLKEENERLEAKIKLLTKELSVLKDLFLEHAHNFADNVQPVGTETTTTNPENSGQ from the coding sequence ATGAGCAAGACATCCCAACAGAACACCAGCACAGATGCGAGCGGAGTAAGTGTGATTCACACTCAAGCACACTCCAGTGGTTTGCAGCAGGTTCCCCAGCTGGTGCCAGTTAGTCCTGGTGGTGGAGGCAAAGCTGTGCCTCCGagcaaacagggaaagaaaagttcCTTTGTGGATAGAAACAGTGATGAGTATCGGCAGCGCAGAGAGCGAAACAACATGGCAGTGAAAAAGAGCCGGttaaaaagcaagcagaaagcaCAAGACACACTGCAAAGGGTCAACCAgcttaaagaagaaaatgaacgTTTAGAGGCAAAAATTAAACTCCTGACCAAGGAGCTGAGCGTACTGAAAGACTTGTTCCTTGAGCATGCCCACAATTTTGCCGATAACGTGCAACCTGTTGGCACTGAGACCACCACAACAAATCCAGAAAACAGTGGACAGTAG